One genomic region from Enterobacter hormaechei ATCC 49162 encodes:
- a CDS encoding T6SS immunity protein Tli3 family protein — protein sequence MKGLYTVLAATSVVLATGCQAKEPPTQVVYRFDDHRYLELKGWDCEGELWYTDTRRGIHTRPVSQFYRIFTKKFVHPSEQYIAIPTWDDPGTIISKDYGKTWSPQFFSVGSNEPDGTNQPSYEDIISFTVVNDQGFLLTKHRLYMSSKPFEDPRILPGGPGIAYTVDDGMGNKVSGKLEPRSPGWAWGMVYMTKQGLEGSTQQLKTNWQDLPDSVPDVKGYTGWDHMRCDMDVGK from the coding sequence ATGAAAGGATTATATACCGTTCTCGCAGCTACGTCCGTTGTGCTGGCGACCGGATGCCAGGCGAAAGAACCGCCAACGCAGGTGGTGTACCGGTTTGATGATCATCGTTATCTCGAACTGAAAGGCTGGGATTGCGAAGGGGAACTATGGTACACAGATACTCGGCGGGGTATTCATACCAGACCCGTCAGTCAATTTTATCGAATTTTCACCAAAAAATTTGTTCATCCTTCTGAACAGTATATTGCCATACCCACCTGGGACGACCCAGGAACAATCATTTCAAAAGATTATGGTAAAACATGGTCTCCACAGTTTTTTTCGGTAGGCTCTAATGAGCCCGATGGTACTAACCAACCATCCTATGAGGATATTATTTCTTTCACCGTCGTCAACGATCAGGGCTTTTTACTAACCAAACACCGGCTGTATATGTCGTCAAAACCGTTTGAAGACCCGCGGATTCTGCCCGGTGGGCCGGGTATTGCCTATACCGTGGATGACGGAATGGGGAATAAAGTCAGCGGGAAGCTGGAACCGCGTTCCCCTGGCTGGGCCTGGGGAATGGTCTACATGACTAAGCAAGGACTTGAGGGCAGCACGCAGCAACTTAAGACAAACTGGCAAGATTTACCCGACAGCGTACCCGACGTGAAGGGCTACACCGGCTGGGATCATATGCGTTGTGATATGGATGTGGGAAAATAG
- a CDS encoding PAAR domain-containing protein, whose amino-acid sequence MGQPVALKDDLVQCPLHKGTFPINECHPNWTMHGRGVVVEGCRAACGCEIKSTLSVAGAS is encoded by the coding sequence ATGGGTCAGCCCGTGGCCTTAAAAGATGATCTGGTGCAGTGCCCGCTCCATAAAGGGACATTCCCAATCAACGAATGTCACCCAAACTGGACAATGCATGGCCGTGGGGTTGTGGTAGAGGGCTGTCGCGCGGCGTGTGGATGCGAAATCAAAAGTACCTTATCTGTGGCAGGAGCTTCGTAA
- the purT gene encoding formate-dependent phosphoribosylglycinamide formyltransferase, whose product MTRLGTALRPAATRVMLLGSGELGKEVAIECQRLGVEVIAVDRYKDAPAMHVAHRAYVIDMLDGNALCTLIADEKPDFVVPEIEAIATEMLVALEQEGQRVVPCATAAKLTMNREGIRRLAAEELQLPTSSYRFAGDKAAFLQAVEEIGYPCIIKPVMSSSGKGQSFIRDSSTLDKAWDYAQQGGRAGAGRVIVEGVVKFDFEITLLTVSAVDGVHFCDPIGHRQEDGDYRESWQPQQMSALALARAQEIARKTVLALGGYGLFGVELFVCGDEVIFSEVSPRPHDTGMVTLISQDLSEFALHVRAFLGLPVGGIRQYGPAASAVILPQLTSQNVTFDNVEGAVGAGLQVRLFGKPEIDGSRRLGVALATGDNVGDAVARAKKAAKAVNVTG is encoded by the coding sequence ATGACTCGTTTAGGAACTGCGCTACGTCCTGCCGCGACGCGCGTCATGCTGTTGGGATCGGGTGAACTGGGTAAAGAAGTGGCCATTGAGTGTCAGCGTTTGGGTGTCGAGGTGATTGCGGTTGACCGTTATAAGGATGCGCCTGCCATGCATGTCGCGCACCGCGCGTACGTCATCGATATGCTTGACGGTAACGCCCTGTGCACGTTAATTGCTGACGAAAAACCGGATTTCGTGGTACCTGAAATTGAAGCCATTGCGACTGAGATGCTGGTTGCCCTTGAACAGGAAGGCCAGCGCGTGGTGCCCTGCGCCACAGCGGCAAAACTGACCATGAACCGGGAAGGCATTCGTCGCCTGGCGGCAGAAGAATTACAGCTCCCGACCTCCAGCTACCGTTTTGCCGGGGATAAAGCCGCGTTTCTTCAGGCCGTAGAAGAGATTGGCTACCCGTGCATCATTAAGCCGGTAATGAGCTCCTCCGGCAAAGGGCAGAGCTTTATCCGCGACAGCAGCACGCTGGACAAGGCCTGGGACTATGCCCAGCAGGGCGGCCGTGCCGGTGCCGGGCGCGTCATCGTGGAAGGCGTGGTGAAGTTTGATTTTGAAATTACCCTGCTCACCGTCAGCGCCGTGGACGGCGTTCATTTCTGCGACCCGATTGGGCATCGACAGGAAGACGGCGATTATCGCGAATCCTGGCAGCCGCAGCAGATGAGCGCGCTGGCGCTGGCACGCGCGCAGGAGATCGCCCGCAAGACGGTGCTGGCGCTGGGCGGCTACGGCCTGTTCGGTGTGGAATTGTTTGTTTGCGGCGACGAAGTGATTTTCAGTGAAGTCTCCCCTCGCCCGCACGATACCGGGATGGTTACGCTGATTTCACAGGATCTCTCCGAGTTCGCGCTGCACGTACGTGCTTTCCTCGGCCTGCCGGTTGGCGGTATCCGTCAATACGGCCCGGCAGCCTCGGCGGTGATCCTGCCGCAGCTGACCAGCCAGAATGTCACCTTCGATAACGTCGAAGGTGCGGTTGGTGCAGGTTTGCAGGTCCGACTGTTCGGCAAACCGGAGATCGACGGAAGCCGCCGTCTGGGCGTGGCATTAGCCACCGGGGATAACGTGGGCGACGCCGTCGCGAGAGCGAAAAAAGCGGCCAAAGCGGTGAACGTGACAGGATAA
- a CDS encoding tellurite resistance TerB family protein, protein MSGWMNQLQSLLGQKGSSSGEQGLSKLLVPGALGGLAGLLVANKSSRKLLTKYGTGALLAGGGAIAGSVLWNKYKDKVRNAHQDEPQYGQQVSPLDLRTERLILALVFAAKSDGHIDASERAAIEQQMREAGVEEQGRALVAQAIEQPLDPQRLAQSVKNEEEALELYFLSCAAIDIDHFMERSYLNALGDALKIPQDVREGIEQDIQQQKQTLAG, encoded by the coding sequence ATGTCAGGCTGGATGAATCAACTGCAATCCCTGTTGGGACAAAAAGGCTCGTCGTCCGGCGAGCAGGGTCTAAGCAAGCTGCTGGTGCCGGGGGCGCTCGGCGGGCTGGCCGGTTTGCTGGTGGCCAATAAATCATCGCGGAAACTGCTTACCAAATACGGTACCGGCGCGCTGCTGGCGGGCGGAGGGGCTATTGCAGGCTCCGTCTTGTGGAACAAATACAAAGACAAGGTGCGCAACGCGCATCAGGATGAACCGCAGTATGGGCAGCAGGTGTCACCGTTGGATTTACGCACCGAACGCCTGATCCTTGCTCTGGTCTTTGCGGCCAAAAGCGACGGACATATCGATGCCAGTGAACGTGCCGCAATTGAACAGCAGATGCGGGAAGCGGGCGTTGAGGAGCAGGGCAGGGCGCTGGTGGCGCAGGCCATCGAACAGCCGCTCGATCCGCAGCGTCTGGCGCAAAGCGTGAAAAACGAAGAAGAGGCACTTGAACTTTATTTTCTGAGCTGTGCCGCCATCGATATCGATCACTTTATGGAGCGTAGCTACCTGAACGCCCTGGGCGATGCGCTGAAGATCCCACAGGACGTTCGCGAGGGAATTGAGCAGGATATTCAGCAGCAGAAACAGACCCTCGCGGGCTAG
- the ptrB gene encoding oligopeptidase B: MPPKARRTPYAITTHGDTRIDNYYWLRDDSRSRPEVLDYLHEENDYGRQVMASQQALQDQLLNEMVQRIPQRDVSAPWCKNGYRYRHIYEPGNEYPIYQRQSVLSAEWDEWEILLDANKRAAHSEFYTLGGMSISPDNAIMALAEDYLSRRQYGLRFRNLETGNWYPEMLDNVSPDFVWGNDSETVYYVKKHASTLLPYQVWRHTVGTDSADDELVYEEKDETFYVSLHKTSSRHYVIIFLASATTSEVLLLDAELPDAQPLCFLPRRKDHEYSLDHFQHSFYLRSNREGKNFGLYKTKVRDERKWEVLIPARDQVMLEGFTLFTDWLVVEERQRGLTSIRQINRKTREVVGIAFDDPAYVTWIGFNPEPESSRLRYGYSSMTTPDTLFELDMDTGQRQVIKQAEVRGFESENYRSEHLWVTARDGVEVPVSLVYHKAHFNKGKNPILVYGYGSYGSSMDADFSSSRLSLLDRGFVYAIAHIRGGGELGQHWYEEGKFLKKKNTFNDYLDVCDALIAQGYGDPQRCFGMGGSAGGMLMGAVINQRPELFKGVIAQVPFVDVVTTMLDESIPLTTGEFEEWGNPQDETYYRYMKEYSPYDNVEAKAYPHMLVTTGLHDSQVQYWEPAKWVAKLRELKTDDNLLLLCTDMDSGHGGKSGRFKSYEGVALEYAFLIGLAQDTLPGQAGTQASPK; this comes from the coding sequence ATGCCTCCAAAAGCCCGACGTACTCCTTATGCGATCACCACGCATGGCGATACGCGTATCGATAACTACTACTGGCTGCGGGACGATTCTCGTTCCCGGCCAGAAGTACTCGACTATCTGCACGAGGAAAACGACTATGGCCGTCAGGTCATGGCCAGCCAGCAGGCGCTTCAGGATCAACTTCTGAATGAAATGGTGCAGCGTATCCCCCAGCGTGATGTCTCTGCCCCATGGTGCAAAAACGGTTATCGCTATCGCCATATTTATGAGCCGGGAAACGAATATCCCATCTACCAGCGCCAGTCTGTGCTGAGCGCCGAGTGGGATGAATGGGAGATCCTGCTGGATGCCAACAAACGTGCGGCTCACAGTGAGTTTTATACGCTGGGCGGCATGTCCATTTCCCCCGATAACGCCATTATGGCGCTGGCTGAGGATTACCTCTCCCGCCGCCAGTACGGTTTGCGTTTCCGTAACCTGGAAACGGGGAACTGGTATCCCGAAATGCTGGATAATGTCTCCCCCGATTTCGTCTGGGGTAACGATTCAGAAACGGTCTATTACGTTAAAAAGCATGCGTCTACGCTGCTGCCTTATCAGGTCTGGCGCCATACGGTCGGGACCGATTCCGCCGACGATGAACTGGTTTATGAGGAAAAAGACGAGACGTTCTACGTCAGCCTGCATAAAACGTCATCTCGCCACTACGTGATCATTTTCCTCGCCAGTGCCACCACCTCCGAAGTACTGCTGCTGGATGCCGAGCTGCCGGATGCCCAGCCGCTGTGCTTCCTGCCGCGGCGCAAAGATCATGAGTACAGCCTGGATCACTTCCAGCACAGCTTTTATCTGCGTTCGAACCGCGAGGGCAAAAACTTTGGCCTCTATAAAACCAAAGTGCGCGATGAACGTAAGTGGGAAGTATTAATTCCCGCGCGCGATCAGGTGATGCTGGAGGGGTTCACCCTGTTTACCGACTGGCTGGTGGTGGAAGAGCGGCAGCGCGGGCTGACCAGTATCCGCCAAATCAACCGCAAAACCCGCGAAGTGGTGGGCATTGCGTTCGATGACCCGGCTTACGTGACGTGGATCGGCTTTAATCCGGAACCGGAATCGTCCCGGCTGCGGTACGGCTATTCGTCGATGACCACCCCGGATACGTTGTTTGAACTGGATATGGACACCGGGCAGCGTCAGGTGATTAAACAGGCGGAGGTCCGGGGGTTTGAGTCGGAAAATTATCGCAGTGAGCACCTGTGGGTGACCGCACGCGACGGCGTCGAAGTCCCTGTGTCGCTCGTCTATCACAAGGCGCACTTCAATAAAGGCAAAAACCCCATCCTCGTCTATGGCTATGGCTCCTATGGATCCAGCATGGACGCCGATTTCAGCAGCAGCAGGCTGAGCCTGCTCGACCGCGGTTTTGTGTATGCGATTGCCCATATTCGCGGCGGCGGCGAGCTGGGTCAGCACTGGTATGAAGAAGGAAAATTCCTCAAAAAGAAAAATACCTTCAATGATTACCTTGATGTCTGCGACGCGCTGATCGCGCAGGGTTATGGCGATCCGCAGCGCTGCTTTGGCATGGGGGGCAGCGCCGGAGGTATGCTCATGGGCGCCGTGATCAACCAGCGGCCTGAACTGTTTAAAGGCGTAATCGCCCAGGTGCCGTTTGTGGACGTGGTAACGACCATGCTGGATGAGTCCATTCCGCTGACCACCGGCGAGTTTGAGGAGTGGGGGAACCCGCAGGATGAGACCTATTACCGCTACATGAAAGAGTACAGCCCGTACGATAACGTCGAGGCAAAAGCCTATCCGCATATGCTGGTGACCACCGGCCTGCACGATTCCCAGGTGCAGTACTGGGAGCCTGCGAAATGGGTGGCGAAACTGCGTGAGCTGAAAACTGACG